One segment of Cohaesibacter intestini DNA contains the following:
- a CDS encoding TRAP transporter permease, whose protein sequence is MSQKKESGRPLSEEELQELVASTDAGSRNPVGAVGTFLAAVALIWSLFQVVLASPISNYVLPGDLINNSRQFHLAFAIFLAYMAYPALSSSPRHHIPVQDWFFSLAGAFIALYGFFMYQKIVDNGGLADDMDKWFALAGLLLLFEAARRALGPAMAIIATIFLFYVFFGASEWMPEVIRWKGASLKKAMSHMWITSEGVFGIALGVSTKFVFLFVLFGALLDKAGAGNYFIKMAFAALGHLKGGPAKAAVVGSGATGLISGSSIANVVTTGTFTIPLMKRVGFTSEQAGSVEVASSVNGQIMPPVMGAAAFLMVEYVGISYVEVITHAFLPAIISYIALVYIVHLEAVKRNMPTLGNKSVSTLRTVLGMFAFFFCFAAICYGIKFPIAWISAAVPDGASWVLALLVFVAYVVLLKFAATVEDLHPDDPNAKEVVLPEMSEIYKSGLYYLLPIVVLVYFLMIEQKSPGLSAFWATALLFVILLTQRPLKAIFRGESATANVFAEGVKDLGSGLIDGARNMIGIGLATATAGVIVGTVTLTGIGQVMADLVELISGGNLVLMLIFVGMLSLVLGMGLPTTANYIVVSSLMAGVVVSLGEQSGLVVPLIAVHLFVFYFGIMADVTPPVGLASFAAAAVSGGDAIKTGFTAFFYSLRTVALPFVFIFNTDLLLIDVTWYQGILVFIIATIAILVFTAGTMGHFVTKSRIYESVALVLIAFVLFRPDYFINHLQPPYEKVEPAAISETFGTLHKGGELRLVVSGPDFDTSQIKETTLVLEAGDEQGGDARLSAAGLTLMDEDGVTKMDEPFPGTPLFEKMNSFDFYGDDPVVIKSAKVKADQLPKELVFIPGLLLLGLVYMLQRARVRREEETAS, encoded by the coding sequence ATGTCACAAAAAAAGGAAAGCGGGCGTCCCCTTTCTGAAGAAGAACTTCAGGAACTGGTCGCGTCCACCGATGCCGGTTCGCGTAATCCCGTCGGCGCGGTGGGGACCTTCCTCGCAGCCGTCGCTCTCATTTGGTCTCTCTTTCAGGTCGTTCTGGCCTCTCCGATCTCCAATTATGTTCTGCCCGGCGATCTGATCAACAACTCCCGACAGTTCCATCTGGCCTTCGCGATCTTTCTCGCTTATATGGCCTATCCTGCGCTGTCCTCGAGCCCACGCCATCACATTCCGGTCCAGGACTGGTTTTTCTCGCTGGCTGGTGCCTTCATCGCGCTCTATGGCTTCTTCATGTATCAAAAGATCGTCGACAATGGCGGTCTGGCCGACGATATGGACAAATGGTTCGCGCTGGCAGGTCTGCTTCTGCTGTTTGAAGCCGCCCGGCGTGCGCTTGGGCCGGCCATGGCGATCATTGCAACGATCTTCCTGTTCTATGTCTTTTTCGGAGCGTCGGAATGGATGCCCGAGGTGATCCGCTGGAAAGGCGCGTCTCTCAAGAAAGCCATGAGCCATATGTGGATCACTTCTGAAGGTGTGTTCGGTATTGCGCTTGGGGTTTCAACCAAATTTGTCTTCCTGTTCGTGCTGTTCGGCGCCTTGCTCGACAAGGCCGGTGCGGGCAACTATTTCATCAAGATGGCCTTTGCCGCGTTGGGGCACCTCAAGGGTGGTCCGGCGAAAGCCGCCGTTGTCGGCTCCGGTGCAACAGGCCTGATTTCCGGCTCGTCGATCGCCAACGTGGTGACGACCGGTACCTTCACCATTCCGCTGATGAAACGGGTGGGCTTCACCTCCGAGCAGGCCGGTTCTGTTGAGGTGGCCTCATCGGTCAATGGTCAGATCATGCCGCCGGTGATGGGGGCTGCTGCCTTCCTGATGGTGGAATATGTCGGCATTTCCTATGTCGAGGTGATCACCCATGCCTTCCTGCCTGCGATCATTTCCTATATCGCTCTGGTCTATATCGTCCATCTCGAAGCGGTGAAACGCAATATGCCGACCCTTGGCAACAAGAGCGTTTCGACCCTGCGGACGGTGCTTGGCATGTTTGCCTTCTTCTTCTGCTTTGCAGCCATTTGCTATGGAATCAAGTTCCCGATTGCGTGGATTTCGGCAGCTGTGCCCGATGGGGCTAGCTGGGTTCTGGCGCTTCTGGTCTTTGTGGCTTATGTGGTGCTGCTGAAATTTGCTGCGACCGTAGAAGACCTGCATCCGGATGATCCGAACGCCAAGGAAGTTGTGCTGCCGGAAATGTCCGAGATCTACAAGTCCGGTCTCTACTATCTGCTGCCGATCGTTGTGCTGGTTTACTTCCTGATGATCGAGCAGAAATCACCGGGTCTGTCGGCCTTCTGGGCAACGGCCCTGTTGTTTGTCATCCTTCTGACCCAGCGGCCGCTGAAGGCGATTTTCCGCGGGGAAAGTGCCACCGCCAATGTCTTCGCCGAAGGGGTCAAGGATCTGGGTAGCGGCCTGATTGACGGTGCGCGCAACATGATCGGCATTGGTCTGGCGACCGCGACTGCCGGGGTGATTGTTGGCACCGTGACGCTGACCGGTATCGGTCAGGTGATGGCCGATCTCGTCGAGCTGATCTCCGGTGGCAACCTTGTCTTGATGCTGATTTTTGTCGGCATGCTGTCGCTGGTGCTTGGCATGGGGCTGCCGACCACCGCCAACTATATCGTCGTCTCCTCGCTGATGGCCGGGGTTGTGGTGTCGCTTGGGGAGCAAAGCGGGCTTGTTGTACCGTTGATTGCCGTGCATTTGTTCGTCTTCTATTTCGGCATCATGGCGGATGTGACGCCGCCGGTGGGGCTTGCCTCCTTCGCGGCGGCGGCGGTGTCCGGCGGGGATGCGATCAAGACTGGCTTCACAGCCTTCTTCTATTCCCTGCGTACGGTGGCTCTGCCCTTCGTCTTCATCTTCAACACCGATCTGTTGTTGATTGATGTGACCTGGTATCAGGGCATTCTGGTCTTCATCATCGCGACGATAGCCATTCTGGTCTTCACAGCCGGAACGATGGGGCATTTTGTTACCAAAAGCCGGATCTATGAAAGCGTTGCACTGGTGCTGATTGCTTTCGTGCTGTTTCGTCCGGACTATTTCATCAATCACCTGCAACCACCTTATGAGAAGGTTGAACCTGCTGCCATTTCCGAGACCTTCGGGACCTTGCACAAAGGTGGCGAGTTGCGTCTGGTGGTGTCTGGACCGGATTTCGATACCAGCCAGATCAAGGAAACCACGCTTGTGCTGGAAGCTGGCGATGAGCAGGGCGGCGATGCCCGTTTGTCGGCCGCCGGTCTGACCCTGATGGATGAGGATGGGGTGACCAAGATGGATGAACCATTCCCGGGCACGCCCCTATTTGAAAAAATGAACTCGTTTGACTTCTATGGCGACGATCCAGTGGTGATCAAATCCGCCAAGGTCAAGGCAGATCAATTGCCCAAGGAGTTGGTCTTCATTCCGGGCCTTTTGCTGCTTGGTCTGGTCTATATGTTGCAGCGGGCGCGTGTACGCCGTGAGGAGGAGACTGCGTCATGA
- a CDS encoding universal stress protein — protein sequence MIKSVLCALDISQDNDIEVLRKADKLARLDDASLDVVTVVPNFGMTLVSSYFDDNFQKQAVKEAKDRLRERVGSILGEERNEEIRHIVATGSVYEEILELAEQTDIDLIVIGAHKPDLREYLLGPNAARVVRHSNCSVYVVRNK from the coding sequence ATGATTAAATCAGTTCTATGTGCTCTGGATATCAGTCAGGACAATGACATCGAGGTGCTGCGCAAGGCAGACAAGCTGGCGCGGCTCGACGATGCAAGCCTTGATGTGGTGACGGTTGTGCCGAATTTCGGCATGACCCTCGTGAGTTCCTATTTTGATGACAATTTCCAGAAGCAGGCGGTCAAGGAAGCCAAGGATCGGCTGCGCGAACGGGTCGGGTCCATTCTCGGTGAGGAGCGGAATGAGGAAATCCGCCACATCGTGGCCACCGGGTCGGTCTATGAGGAAATTCTAGAGCTTGCCGAGCAAACCGATATCGATCTGATCGTCATCGGGGCGCACAAGCCGGACTTGCGTGAATATCTACTGGGACCGAATGCGGCGCGCGTCGTGCGTCACTCCAATTGTTCGGTCTATGTGGTCCGCAACAAATAG
- a CDS encoding methylglyoxal synthase produces MQETQNQSGKDILRIALVAHDAKKDDMIDWVGEHLSLLEKAQLFATGTTGGRILKAYPSLNLQPLFSGPLGGDQQIGAMIAEKRLDGLIFFVDPLSPMPHDVDVKALNRLAIVYDLPMACSGTSANYIMKGLVETHYGSIEAAQ; encoded by the coding sequence ATGCAAGAGACACAGAACCAGTCGGGCAAAGACATCTTGCGCATTGCCCTGGTTGCTCATGACGCCAAAAAAGATGACATGATCGACTGGGTCGGAGAACATCTCTCCCTGCTTGAAAAGGCGCAACTCTTTGCGACAGGCACCACTGGTGGCCGCATTCTCAAAGCCTATCCAAGCCTCAATCTGCAGCCGCTCTTCTCCGGTCCCCTTGGAGGCGACCAGCAGATCGGCGCAATGATTGCCGAGAAACGACTCGACGGCCTCATCTTCTTTGTCGATCCCCTGTCCCCGATGCCCCACGATGTGGATGTGAAGGCCCTGAACCGTCTCGCCATTGTCTATGACCTGCCGATGGCCTGCAGCGGAACGTCGGCCAACTATATCATGAAGGGGCTGGTCGAAACCCATTATGGCTCGATCGAAGCCGCCCAATAA
- a CDS encoding TAXI family TRAP transporter solute-binding subunit has product MLKKVTLTAAALAAGVTFSPAAFAEEFITIGTGGVTGVYYPTGGAICRLVNKGRKEHGVRCSVESTGGSVYNINTIREGELEFGVAQSDWQYHAYNGTSKFEDKGKFEDLRAVFSVHPEPFTVVARADSGVKSFQDLKGKRVNIGNPGSGQRGTMEVLMEALGWTTEDFALATELKAAEQSAALCDNQIDAMVYTVGHPSGSIQEATTACDSVLVTVDGAAVEKLIGDNSYYRTATIPGGMYRGNDADTKTFGVGATFVTSAKVSEDTVYTLVKSVFENFDAFKKLHPAFANLKPEEMAKDGLSAPLHAGAAKYYKEKGWIK; this is encoded by the coding sequence ATGTTGAAAAAAGTAACCTTGACGGCCGCTGCACTCGCAGCCGGTGTCACCTTCTCGCCAGCCGCTTTTGCTGAAGAGTTCATCACCATTGGTACCGGTGGCGTAACCGGCGTTTACTACCCGACCGGTGGTGCGATCTGCCGTCTGGTCAACAAGGGCCGCAAAGAACATGGTGTTCGTTGTTCCGTCGAATCCACCGGTGGTTCCGTATACAACATCAACACCATCCGCGAAGGCGAGCTGGAATTCGGCGTTGCCCAGTCCGACTGGCAGTATCATGCTTACAACGGCACCTCCAAGTTTGAGGATAAAGGCAAGTTTGAAGACCTGCGCGCTGTCTTCTCCGTGCATCCCGAGCCATTCACCGTGGTTGCCCGTGCCGATTCCGGCGTCAAGTCCTTCCAGGACCTGAAAGGCAAGCGCGTCAATATTGGTAACCCTGGCTCCGGTCAGCGCGGGACCATGGAAGTCCTGATGGAAGCTTTGGGCTGGACGACCGAAGACTTCGCTCTGGCAACCGAGCTGAAAGCGGCTGAACAGTCTGCTGCCCTGTGTGACAACCAGATCGATGCCATGGTTTACACCGTTGGTCACCCATCCGGTTCCATTCAGGAAGCAACCACCGCCTGTGATTCCGTTTTGGTGACCGTTGATGGTGCTGCTGTCGAAAAACTGATCGGTGACAACAGCTACTACCGCACCGCGACCATTCCAGGCGGCATGTATCGTGGCAATGATGCAGACACCAAAACCTTCGGTGTTGGCGCGACCTTCGTGACCTCTGCCAAAGTTTCTGAAGACACCGTTTACACCTTGGTAAAATCCGTCTTTGAAAACTTCGATGCCTTCAAGAAGCTGCATCCTGCTTTTGCCAACCTGAAGCCTGAAGAAATGGCAAAAGACGGTCTGTCTGCTCCTCTGCATGCAGGCGCTGCAAAATATTACAAAGAAAAAGGCTGGATTAAATAA
- the rocF gene encoding arginase codes for MFERQSIGLLGVPVQDGTHEKGCLMGPDALRTAGIVETLTGLGFACIDHGNLTPTSLEATPPTKGNANNFKQIANWTRSLADQAYAMAKDSFPIFLGGDHSLSMGSVAGMVRHAAECDRALYVLWLDAHPDFNIPQTSDSGNMHGMSVAAFCGLKAIEGVYAAPLAHPVDPTQVHMMGIRSVDRQERELLKSHGVHVHDMRVLDEVGVMQPLQQMLDEIKARKAMLHVSLDVDFLDPSIAPAVGTTVPGGATFREAHLIMEMLHESECVTSLDLVELNPFLDHRGKTAELLTDLTASLFGRKIFDRPTRRPRPMPGPY; via the coding sequence ATGTTCGAGCGTCAATCGATTGGCCTTCTAGGTGTTCCGGTGCAAGATGGCACCCATGAAAAGGGCTGCCTTATGGGCCCCGACGCCCTGCGCACCGCAGGCATCGTTGAAACCCTGACGGGTCTGGGCTTTGCCTGCATTGATCATGGCAATCTCACCCCGACCAGCCTAGAGGCGACACCCCCTACCAAGGGAAATGCCAATAATTTCAAACAGATTGCCAACTGGACCCGCTCCCTTGCCGATCAGGCCTATGCGATGGCGAAGGATAGTTTTCCGATTTTTCTGGGCGGGGATCATTCCCTGTCGATGGGCTCTGTTGCCGGCATGGTCCGTCACGCGGCGGAGTGTGACCGTGCGCTTTATGTGCTCTGGCTGGATGCTCATCCGGATTTCAACATTCCCCAAACTTCGGACTCCGGCAACATGCATGGCATGTCGGTCGCGGCCTTCTGCGGCCTTAAGGCCATTGAAGGCGTATATGCCGCACCGCTTGCCCATCCGGTGGACCCGACACAGGTTCATATGATGGGCATTCGCAGCGTCGATCGGCAGGAACGCGAGTTGCTCAAGTCCCACGGGGTCCATGTCCATGATATGCGTGTCCTTGACGAGGTTGGCGTCATGCAGCCTTTGCAGCAGATGCTCGATGAGATCAAGGCCCGCAAAGCCATGCTGCATGTCAGCCTCGATGTCGATTTTCTCGACCCGAGCATTGCCCCTGCCGTGGGCACCACGGTTCCCGGTGGCGCCACCTTCCGCGAGGCTCATCTGATCATGGAAATGCTCCATGAAAGCGAATGCGTCACCTCGCTCGATCTGGTTGAACTCAATCCCTTCCTTGACCATCGTGGCAAGACGGCGGAATTGTTGACCGACCTGACGGCCTCCTTGTTCGGTCGCAAGATCTTTGACCGTCCAACACGCCGCCCCCGCCCGATGCCCGGCCCATACTGA
- a CDS encoding AsmA family protein codes for MRNILISLLSTVFLVILALAMVPVFVSTDFLKSQVQQFVQQQSGMKLDISGDVSLSLLTGLRLSADKVALRDQNDQPLVAIGQLDFSLALSPLLSGKADITGITLIDPVLTLTQKTSSPPSETDPTSDATSSSGDEIDLSALSLRQLGLRNAMIVRMDGGGHQTTLLSGLDLTLRAPDFDGAASLEGSLPFKEQDIAFSGEIANVRNAVNGRSSGLTIAVTNDLLKAKLIGELALKGDALLVANYAFNAGNVTQLFEWLGAANTPLSIGKIEADGSLVALANEIRLPALNLAFDDQAIHGAARIFTDESLTRPLIRVALDMPTFNVDALLADKDNSGAASNAQASQDETDQAEPDLSALREFDLTADLRAGRITYQGKSLRQLKLLAQIIDGQMRLDLKSANLAKGNLQANLSGDLGQLLWNGSLKVQQIDIQEAARLAGQASPLSGMISSDLNFAAKGLTPDAIANNGNLAGQITLANGKLANPALQAAIPGRESGTIDKLTSRVTITSLDQPIDIAGAFGWNGETIRYSSRIGLAEALRQQPIPASLSVDARPLSLALSGLVNPASVSLSGSTLSIKSPSSRNLLSWLGQSVTSGTPDLPISLSTKLALSSDRTNLQNLSLHMGQSRGSGNLAYQAGAKPVVNGALAFETLDLTPFMGDGKSQGRTARASTQTAQQGWDTSPIDFSGLNNVNAELTLSAKSLVARDIKTGSVQMAVRLKDGQLSGSLDRLNLYEGQGTGGFFVNAATKPAQLSANFALANMQMSGFLRDSIDMKALSGRGGVTLDLTAKGASQADIIRQLNGFAKLEMLDGQIRGINIPQMMRRLSGNILEGWSTSQSQTTDFSSLTASFQFNNGMVSNQDLLMLSPLFRLAGTGQIDLPNSRIDYKATPKLSTTLKGQGGLVDAQGVPIPIIIKGKLTKPRIYPDIPGILENPDAIFKGLQQLGAPGKAASEGLQRVEKNITKEIQKQSDKLGIDLNKILKPQSGNNNQPQQNQNQNQQQQQQPVEQRLLRDLTKGLFGN; via the coding sequence ATGCGTAACATCCTGATCTCTCTGCTCTCCACTGTCTTTCTGGTCATTCTCGCTTTGGCGATGGTTCCGGTCTTCGTCTCGACCGACTTTTTGAAAAGTCAGGTCCAGCAATTTGTCCAACAACAATCCGGCATGAAGCTCGACATTTCCGGCGATGTGTCCCTGTCTCTCCTGACCGGTTTGCGCCTGTCGGCAGACAAGGTCGCTCTGCGCGATCAAAATGATCAGCCGCTGGTGGCCATTGGACAGCTGGATTTTTCCCTCGCCCTGTCGCCGCTTCTCTCGGGCAAGGCCGACATCACCGGCATCACCCTGATTGATCCGGTGCTGACGCTGACACAAAAGACCTCAAGCCCCCCTTCCGAGACAGACCCGACATCCGATGCCACCTCGTCCTCTGGCGACGAGATTGACCTTTCGGCACTCAGCCTGCGTCAATTGGGACTGCGCAATGCCATGATCGTCCGCATGGATGGTGGCGGGCATCAAACCACTCTGCTGTCCGGACTGGATCTGACCCTGCGAGCGCCTGACTTCGACGGCGCGGCCAGTCTTGAAGGTTCACTGCCCTTCAAAGAACAAGACATTGCCTTTTCCGGCGAGATTGCCAATGTTCGCAATGCGGTCAACGGTCGCTCCTCGGGCCTCACTATTGCTGTCACCAACGATCTGCTGAAAGCCAAATTGATCGGCGAGCTGGCGCTGAAAGGCGACGCGCTGCTGGTTGCCAATTATGCGTTCAACGCAGGCAACGTCACCCAATTGTTTGAGTGGCTCGGGGCCGCCAACACGCCCCTCTCCATCGGCAAGATCGAAGCCGATGGCTCGCTCGTTGCGCTAGCCAATGAAATCCGCCTGCCCGCGCTCAACCTCGCCTTTGACGATCAGGCCATCCATGGGGCCGCCCGCATCTTTACCGACGAGTCCCTCACCCGCCCCTTGATTCGCGTTGCGCTGGACATGCCGACCTTCAATGTCGATGCCTTGCTCGCCGACAAGGACAACAGCGGTGCAGCATCGAATGCACAGGCGAGCCAAGACGAGACGGATCAAGCCGAACCGGACCTCTCGGCCTTGCGCGAATTTGATCTGACCGCCGATCTGCGTGCTGGCCGGATAACCTATCAGGGCAAGAGCCTGCGCCAATTGAAGTTGCTGGCCCAGATCATCGACGGGCAAATGCGTCTTGACCTCAAATCCGCCAACCTTGCCAAAGGCAATCTGCAAGCCAACCTGTCTGGAGATCTGGGACAGTTGCTGTGGAATGGCTCACTGAAGGTGCAACAGATCGACATACAGGAAGCTGCCCGTCTGGCCGGTCAGGCAAGCCCCCTGTCAGGCATGATTTCTTCCGATCTCAACTTTGCCGCCAAAGGCCTCACGCCAGACGCCATCGCCAACAATGGCAATCTCGCCGGGCAGATCACTCTGGCCAATGGCAAGCTCGCCAATCCGGCTTTACAGGCCGCCATTCCGGGCCGTGAATCCGGCACCATCGACAAGCTCACCTCCCGCGTCACAATCACCAGCCTTGATCAACCGATCGACATAGCCGGTGCCTTTGGCTGGAATGGCGAGACGATCCGCTATTCAAGCCGCATTGGACTGGCCGAAGCCCTGCGGCAACAGCCAATCCCGGCAAGCCTCTCCGTTGATGCCCGCCCCTTGTCGTTGGCCCTTTCCGGTCTGGTAAACCCGGCAAGTGTCAGCTTGTCCGGCTCGACCCTGTCAATCAAGAGCCCCTCAAGCCGGAACTTGCTCAGCTGGCTTGGGCAATCCGTCACCAGCGGCACACCAGACCTGCCGATCAGCCTGTCGACCAAACTTGCCCTGTCGAGTGACAGGACCAATCTGCAAAATCTGTCGCTGCACATGGGCCAATCCCGCGGCAGTGGCAATCTCGCCTATCAAGCGGGTGCCAAGCCTGTGGTCAATGGCGCCCTTGCCTTTGAAACGCTGGACCTCACCCCCTTCATGGGTGACGGCAAGAGTCAGGGCCGCACGGCACGCGCGTCCACACAGACGGCCCAGCAGGGCTGGGACACAAGCCCGATAGACTTTTCTGGCCTTAACAATGTCAATGCCGAGCTCACCCTGTCCGCCAAGTCCCTCGTGGCCCGCGATATCAAGACAGGCTCGGTGCAAATGGCCGTCCGCCTGAAAGACGGGCAATTGTCAGGTTCGCTGGATCGCCTCAATCTGTATGAAGGTCAGGGAACCGGTGGCTTTTTCGTCAATGCTGCCACCAAGCCAGCGCAATTGTCAGCCAACTTCGCCTTGGCGAACATGCAAATGTCTGGCTTCCTGCGCGACAGCATTGACATGAAGGCCCTAAGCGGGCGTGGCGGCGTCACCCTCGATCTGACAGCCAAGGGTGCCAGTCAGGCCGACATCATTCGCCAGCTCAATGGCTTTGCCAAACTGGAAATGCTTGACGGCCAGATCCGTGGCATCAACATCCCGCAAATGATGCGCCGCCTGAGCGGCAACATTCTTGAGGGATGGTCCACATCCCAGAGCCAAACCACCGATTTCTCATCCCTGACCGCCAGCTTCCAGTTCAACAATGGCATGGTCAGCAATCAGGATCTGTTGATGCTGAGCCCGCTCTTCCGCCTTGCAGGGACGGGCCAGATCGATCTACCCAACAGCCGCATCGACTATAAGGCAACGCCAAAGCTGTCCACCACCCTCAAGGGACAGGGCGGTCTGGTTGATGCGCAAGGGGTTCCGATCCCGATTATCATCAAGGGCAAGCTAACCAAACCACGCATCTATCCTGACATTCCCGGCATTCTGGAAAATCCGGACGCCATTTTCAAAGGCCTGCAACAGCTCGGCGCGCCGGGCAAAGCGGCCAGCGAGGGCCTTCAGCGGGTCGAGAAAAACATCACCAAGGAAATTCAGAAACAGTCGGACAAGTTGGGCATTGATCTCAACAAGATCCTCAAGCCGCAATCAGGCAACAACAATCAGCCCCAGCAAAATCAAAATCAAAACCAGCAGCAACAACAGCAGCCGGTCGAGCAGAGATTGCTGCGAGATCTGACCAAGGGCCTGTTCGGCAACTGA
- a CDS encoding MurR/RpiR family transcriptional regulator, which translates to MSIKDRIAGHYGELSERLRQAADYVAAHEMEVATYSLRAVSGRAGLAPATFTRLSQALGFANYEEMRDLCRAAVGRQALSFAQRADLLVQEQHGADAPTFFDRQVSACLNNISMMGSELDRERLFDVVKTLDAAREVHLFGAFSSSGLIEYFAYLARYFAKNWRVAGRMGASLSSSLVGLSEEDALIIITKSPYARRSILAAQMAHEAGAYVFVITDKHSCPALEFSSSYFIVPTDSPQFFSSYAATLVLIETIVGMLVHRAGKEARARIEEVETRNHLNGEFWD; encoded by the coding sequence TTGTCGATAAAGGATCGGATTGCCGGCCATTATGGGGAGCTGAGCGAGCGGCTGCGACAGGCCGCGGACTATGTGGCTGCCCATGAAATGGAGGTTGCGACCTATTCTCTGCGGGCGGTTTCCGGTCGGGCGGGATTGGCTCCAGCGACCTTCACGCGGTTGTCTCAGGCGCTTGGCTTTGCCAATTATGAAGAGATGCGGGATCTGTGTCGGGCTGCTGTGGGGCGCCAAGCGCTGAGTTTTGCACAGCGTGCAGATCTTCTTGTGCAAGAACAGCATGGAGCGGATGCTCCAACTTTTTTTGATCGGCAAGTGTCTGCCTGCCTCAACAATATCAGCATGATGGGCAGTGAGCTTGACAGGGAGCGTCTGTTCGATGTGGTCAAGACTCTCGATGCCGCGCGCGAGGTGCATCTGTTTGGTGCCTTCAGCTCCTCAGGGCTCATCGAGTATTTTGCCTATCTGGCCCGGTATTTTGCCAAAAACTGGCGGGTTGCAGGACGTATGGGTGCGTCTCTGAGTTCGTCTCTGGTCGGTCTTTCGGAAGAGGACGCCCTGATCATCATCACCAAGTCGCCCTATGCCAGACGATCGATCCTTGCGGCTCAGATGGCTCATGAGGCTGGTGCGTATGTCTTTGTAATAACGGATAAACATTCCTGTCCGGCGCTCGAATTTTCCTCCTCCTATTTCATTGTACCGACCGATAGTCCGCAATTCTTCTCTTCTTATGCAGCCACTCTTGTGCTAATTGAAACTATAGTCGGAATGTTGGTTCATCGCGCCGGCAAAGAAGCGCGTGCGCGAATAGAAGAAGTCGAAACCCGAAACCATCTCAATGGTGAGTTTTGGGATTAA